From a single Nothobranchius furzeri strain GRZ-AD chromosome 9, NfurGRZ-RIMD1, whole genome shotgun sequence genomic region:
- the LOC139071668 gene encoding uncharacterized protein, producing the protein MKRSRSRYPIWVVMPWCGLWIIFWCVRPDRCPFGSLPDFCRRPLAVRLLFMPPNPHPQDIRSPQPYPLCLSRGISTLLLPSDPVSFSFPLSLLTPSLPPPDDDTGTVASSPRPNTTRPHRILLQRWSRRSHRILFQWWSRRPHRILPWWWSRRTHHSILLRRWSRRTHHSILLRRWSQRTHRILLRRWSRRMHRILSSPSTRFRSSPSTRLRSSLFKSLHLQSSQSLRACLQSSRFQGSQSLRPCLQSSQSLRPFLQSSRPGLQVSRVRRGFTWWSSWEKGLLLSSC; encoded by the exons ATGAAAAGGTCTCGTTCACGATATCCAATCTGGGTGGTAATGCCCTGGTGTGGGCTATGGATTATATTTTGGTGCGTCCGTCCAGATCGGTGTCCTTTTGGGAGTTTGCCAGACTTCTGCAGGAGACCTTTGGCCGTTCGTCTCCTGTTCATGCCTCCGAATCCACACCCCCAGGACATCAGATCACCTCAGCCATATCCACTCTGTCTGTCCCGGGGCATCAGTACTCTCCTGCTCCCATCAGATCCGGTTTCCTTTTCCTTTCCCCTGTCCCTGTTGACGCCGTCTCTCCCTCCACCCGATGACGACACCGGAACCGTTGCCAGCAGCCCCCGTCCAAACACCACCCGCccacatcgcatcctgctccagcggtggtcccggaggtcgcaccgcatcctgttccagtggtggtcccggaggccgcaccgcatcctgccttggtggtggtcccggaggacgcatcacagcatcctgctccggcggtggtcccggaggacgcatcacagcatcctgctccggcggtggtcccagaggacgcatcgcatcctgctccggcggtggtcccggaggatgcatcgcatcctgtccAGCCCGTCCACAAGGTTCAGGTCCAGtccgtccacgaggctccggtccagcctgttcaAGAGTCTTCATCTCCAGAGTTCCCAGAGTCTGCGtgcctgtctccagagttcccgttTCCAGGgttcccagagtctacgtccctgtctccagagctcccagagtctacgtccctttctccagagttcccgtccag gactgcaggtgtccagggtcaggagaggctttacctggtggtcatcctgggagaaaggccttctactgtcatcatgttaa